Proteins encoded within one genomic window of Geotalea daltonii FRC-32:
- the aroF gene encoding 3-deoxy-7-phosphoheptulonate synthase, whose amino-acid sequence MLIVMSYTAGQAEIDAVVNAVEGMGYKARPIPGSERTAIGVLGNTGYVDDVVIRDLPGVQEVIHVSKPYKLVSRAFHPQSSIIEVCGVRIGEGCPPVVAAGPCAVEGKEQIIKTALAVKAAGAVMLRGGAFKPRTGPHTFQGLREEGLKLLAAAGKESGLPIVTEVMSPENVSVVAEYADLLQVGARNMQNFDLLRELGRIRKPVLLKRGMSATIEEFLAAAEYILAEGNPNVILCERGIRTFETATRNTLDLSVVPLIKEMSHLPIMVDPSHATGKRTLVSPMAKAALVAGAHGVLVEVHPEPEKALSDGPQSLTFQGFDKLMEEIVKLRQFLGFAG is encoded by the coding sequence ATGCTGATAGTAATGAGTTATACTGCCGGGCAGGCTGAGATCGATGCCGTTGTCAATGCAGTTGAAGGAATGGGATACAAGGCGAGACCGATCCCGGGCAGCGAGAGAACAGCCATCGGCGTTCTCGGTAACACCGGCTATGTGGACGATGTGGTTATTCGCGATCTTCCCGGCGTTCAGGAAGTAATACACGTTTCCAAGCCGTACAAGCTGGTTTCTCGTGCCTTTCACCCCCAGAGCAGCATCATCGAAGTCTGCGGGGTCCGGATAGGTGAGGGCTGTCCTCCGGTAGTCGCCGCCGGCCCGTGTGCTGTAGAAGGGAAAGAGCAGATAATAAAGACGGCTCTGGCGGTCAAGGCTGCAGGCGCAGTAATGCTGCGGGGAGGTGCCTTCAAACCCAGGACCGGCCCCCATACTTTTCAGGGGCTCAGGGAAGAGGGGCTTAAATTGCTTGCGGCTGCCGGAAAAGAAAGTGGATTGCCCATCGTCACCGAGGTGATGAGTCCGGAAAATGTCAGCGTGGTGGCCGAATATGCCGACTTGCTCCAGGTAGGGGCGCGCAATATGCAGAATTTTGATCTGCTGCGGGAATTGGGGCGGATCAGAAAGCCGGTGCTGCTCAAGCGGGGCATGAGTGCCACCATTGAAGAATTCCTTGCCGCGGCAGAATATATCCTGGCGGAAGGAAATCCCAACGTCATCCTCTGCGAGCGGGGCATCCGCACCTTCGAGACCGCCACCCGAAATACCTTGGATCTGTCGGTGGTACCTCTGATCAAGGAGATGTCCCACCTGCCCATAATGGTCGATCCTTCCCATGCCACCGGCAAGCGCACCCTGGTTTCTCCCATGGCAAAGGCTGCACTGGTCGCAGGTGCCCACGGCGTATTGGTGGAGGTACACCCCGAGCCGGAGAAGGCATTATCGGACGGGCCCCAGTCCCTGACCTTTCAGGGCTTCGATAAATTAATGGAAGAGATCGTCAAGCTCAGGCAGTTTCTCGGTTTTGCCGGTTAA
- a CDS encoding spinster family MFS transporter yields MNDHAFNRNYSRYALSLLLAVNLLNYIDRQVLYAVFPLIKADMNLSDTELGFLGSSFMICYMISAPFFGRIGDRGNRINLASFGLITWSLATGLAGFAPGYRALLAARTVVGVGEASFGTVSPGLLSDFFPKEKRGRVLSYFYLAIPVGSALGYLLGGVIGQRLGWHAAFLLVGLPGLLLAVPVYFLRDPRREHGRTEVETGRTGENAFVALLRNRSFVIATMAMAAMTFALGGLSQWMPSFFNRVHGLDVERGNTLFGAITVVAGITGTLAGGWLGDRLQQKSSKGYLLVSGWGFVIGAPVAAVAILAPSLTTSLAAIFIAEFFLFFNTGPLNTVLVNVTAPSLRATAFAVNIFFIHALGDAFSPTILGFCSDLWGIRSALLIAPTAIVVAAVFCFFCTPYIEADMQKAGD; encoded by the coding sequence GTGAACGATCACGCCTTTAACCGCAATTACTCCCGTTACGCCCTCTCGCTTCTGCTGGCGGTCAACCTGCTCAATTACATCGACCGTCAGGTGCTCTATGCCGTCTTCCCCCTGATAAAAGCAGACATGAACCTCTCCGACACGGAGTTGGGTTTCCTCGGCAGTTCCTTCATGATCTGTTACATGATTTCGGCTCCTTTTTTCGGCAGGATCGGCGACCGTGGCAACAGGATCAACCTTGCCTCATTCGGTCTGATTACCTGGAGTCTTGCAACCGGCCTTGCCGGTTTCGCTCCCGGCTATCGCGCGCTCCTTGCGGCCAGGACCGTGGTCGGGGTGGGCGAAGCCAGTTTCGGTACGGTCTCTCCCGGACTTTTGTCGGATTTTTTCCCCAAAGAAAAACGGGGACGGGTGCTTTCCTACTTCTATCTGGCCATTCCGGTTGGCAGCGCCCTGGGTTACCTGCTTGGAGGGGTGATAGGCCAGCGCCTGGGCTGGCACGCGGCCTTTTTGCTTGTCGGTTTGCCGGGGCTGCTCCTTGCTGTGCCGGTCTACTTTCTGCGTGACCCGCGGCGCGAGCATGGCCGAACAGAGGTGGAGACTGGTCGGACAGGAGAGAACGCCTTTGTCGCCCTGCTGCGGAACCGCTCTTTCGTCATTGCCACCATGGCCATGGCAGCCATGACCTTTGCCCTTGGCGGGCTTTCCCAATGGATGCCCTCCTTCTTCAATCGGGTGCACGGTCTGGATGTGGAGCGGGGCAACACCCTGTTCGGCGCCATCACTGTGGTGGCAGGAATAACAGGCACACTGGCCGGGGGCTGGCTGGGGGACCGGTTGCAGCAAAAGAGCAGCAAAGGCTACCTGTTAGTCTCGGGCTGGGGCTTCGTCATCGGCGCACCGGTGGCAGCAGTGGCTATCCTGGCTCCATCCCTCACCACCTCCCTGGCGGCGATTTTTATTGCCGAGTTTTTCCTTTTCTTCAATACCGGTCCGCTCAACACCGTTCTTGTCAATGTGACGGCGCCGTCTCTGCGGGCTACTGCCTTTGCCGTCAATATCTTTTTCATCCACGCCCTGGGAGATGCCTTTTCTCCTACCATTCTCGGTTTCTGTTCCGATCTGTGGGGCATCCGTTCGGCACTGCTCATAGCGCCTACGGCCATTGTCGTTGCAGCCGTTTTCTGCTTTTTCTGCACCCCCTATATCGAAGCCGATATGCAGAAGGCAGGTGACTGA
- the groES gene encoding co-chaperone GroES, whose amino-acid sequence MKLRPMQDRIIVKRVEEETKTAGGIYIPETAKEKPQEGEVVAVGNGKRTEDGKILPLDVKVGDKVLFGKYSGTEVKVEGQDYLIMREDDILGVIEK is encoded by the coding sequence ATGAAGCTGAGACCAATGCAGGACCGTATCATTGTGAAAAGGGTTGAGGAAGAGACCAAGACCGCAGGCGGGATCTACATCCCCGAGACGGCCAAGGAAAAGCCGCAGGAAGGTGAAGTCGTGGCAGTGGGCAACGGCAAGAGGACTGAAGACGGCAAGATCCTCCCACTTGATGTCAAGGTCGGCGACAAGGTACTCTTTGGCAAATATTCCGGTACCGAAGTTAAAGTTGAAGGCCAGGATTACCTGATCATGAGAGAAGACGACATTCTGGGTGTTATCGAGAAATAA
- the groL gene encoding chaperonin GroEL (60 kDa chaperone family; promotes refolding of misfolded polypeptides especially under stressful conditions; forms two stacked rings of heptamers to form a barrel-shaped 14mer; ends can be capped by GroES; misfolded proteins enter the barrel where they are refolded when GroES binds) encodes MAKVIKFDQEGRNAFLKGVNTLADAVKVTLGPKGRNVVIEKSFGAPLITKDGVTVAKEIELEDKFENMGAQLVKEVASKTSDVAGDGTTTATVLAQAIYRQGAKLVAAGHNPMEIKRGIDKAVETLVAELKSISKPIKDHKEIAQVGTISANNDKTIGDIIAEAMEKVGKEGVITVEEAKAMETSLETVEGMQFDRGYLSPYFVTDPERMEANLENANILIHDKKISNMKDLLPVLEQTAKSGRPLVIIAEDIEGEALATLVVNKLRGVLNICAVKAPGFGDRRKAMLEDIAVLTGGKVISEEVGFKLENTTMDMLGQAKKITIDKDNTTIIDGAGAEGDIAGRVKMIRAQIEETSSDYDREKLQERLAKLVGGVAVIKVGAATEVEMKEKKARVEDALHATRAAVDEGIVPGGGVAYLRAMSTLDALNLPTEQQFGVNVIKRALEEPIRQIAQNAGVDGSIVVDKVKNGKDAFGYNAADDEYVDMIQAGIIDPTKVSRSALQNASSIAGLMLTTEAMIADKPKEEGAMPAMPGGMGGMGGMGGMGGMM; translated from the coding sequence ATGGCAAAAGTTATAAAATTTGACCAGGAAGGCAGAAATGCATTCCTGAAAGGTGTAAATACTCTTGCAGACGCAGTTAAGGTCACACTCGGCCCCAAAGGCCGCAATGTAGTTATCGAAAAATCTTTCGGCGCTCCTCTCATCACTAAGGACGGCGTTACTGTAGCAAAAGAGATCGAACTGGAAGACAAATTCGAAAACATGGGAGCACAATTGGTGAAAGAGGTTGCCTCCAAGACCTCCGACGTAGCCGGTGACGGCACCACCACTGCTACTGTGCTTGCCCAGGCGATCTACCGTCAGGGCGCCAAGCTGGTTGCCGCAGGCCACAATCCCATGGAAATCAAGCGCGGTATCGACAAGGCTGTCGAGACCTTGGTCGCCGAGCTGAAAAGCATCTCGAAGCCAATCAAGGACCACAAGGAAATTGCCCAGGTCGGCACCATTTCCGCCAACAATGACAAGACCATCGGTGACATCATTGCCGAGGCCATGGAAAAAGTAGGCAAGGAAGGGGTCATCACCGTCGAGGAAGCAAAGGCAATGGAAACTTCCCTTGAAACCGTGGAAGGGATGCAGTTTGACCGAGGCTACCTCTCCCCTTACTTCGTCACCGATCCCGAGCGCATGGAAGCGAACCTGGAAAACGCCAACATTCTTATCCACGACAAGAAGATCTCCAACATGAAAGATCTTCTGCCGGTTCTGGAGCAGACCGCCAAGTCCGGTCGTCCGCTGGTTATCATTGCCGAAGACATCGAAGGCGAAGCTCTCGCCACTCTCGTTGTCAACAAACTGCGCGGCGTGCTCAACATCTGCGCCGTCAAGGCACCCGGCTTCGGTGACCGTCGCAAAGCCATGCTGGAAGATATCGCCGTCCTTACCGGTGGCAAGGTAATCTCCGAAGAGGTCGGCTTCAAGCTGGAAAACACCACCATGGACATGCTTGGTCAGGCAAAAAAGATCACCATCGACAAGGACAACACCACCATCATTGACGGTGCCGGTGCAGAAGGTGATATTGCCGGACGGGTGAAGATGATCCGTGCCCAGATCGAAGAAACCAGCAGCGATTACGACCGTGAAAAACTTCAGGAGCGTCTGGCCAAGCTTGTTGGCGGCGTTGCAGTGATCAAGGTCGGTGCTGCCACCGAAGTTGAGATGAAAGAGAAGAAAGCCCGCGTTGAAGATGCACTGCACGCAACCCGCGCTGCAGTTGACGAAGGCATCGTCCCCGGAGGCGGCGTGGCTTACCTGCGCGCCATGTCTACCCTGGATGCCCTTAATCTCCCTACAGAGCAGCAGTTCGGCGTTAACGTCATCAAACGTGCCCTGGAAGAGCCGATCCGTCAGATCGCCCAGAATGCCGGTGTTGACGGCTCCATAGTTGTCGACAAGGTTAAGAACGGCAAGGATGCATTCGGCTATAACGCTGCAGATGACGAGTACGTGGACATGATCCAGGCCGGCATCATCGATCCGACCAAGGTTTCCCGTAGCGCACTGCAGAACGCATCCTCCATCGCCGGTCTGATGCTGACCACCGAAGCGATGATTGCCGACAAACCCAAGGAAGAAGGTGCAATGCCTGCAATGCCTGGCGGAATGGGTGGCATGGGCGGCATGGGCGGCATGGGCGGCATGATGTAA
- a CDS encoding lysophospholipid acyltransferase family protein, which yields MVYRLLRLVFSLYLRSFHLLRIKGMHQIPLNGPLILCANHSSYFDSMLLALCTTRQIHFLIYRSFYHHPLLGWFVRKCGAIAVTQNGNDKEALDRSLAILRQGGVIGVFPEGRLSVTGIPDEAKSGAALLAVASGAPIIPVTISGAHAVFAKGRKRPSPGTIIVEVHAPVHPDRSKRKDKAYLRALTDWVMGRIERRLAAHRRRKAYFAKKRLSERKG from the coding sequence TTGGTTTATCGCCTGCTCCGACTGGTATTTTCCCTCTACCTGCGCTCCTTTCACCTGCTACGTATCAAGGGAATGCACCAAATACCGCTTAACGGGCCGCTGATCCTGTGCGCCAACCATAGCAGCTACTTCGATTCCATGCTGCTGGCTCTCTGCACCACCCGTCAAATACATTTCCTGATCTATCGATCTTTTTACCACCATCCTCTGCTGGGCTGGTTTGTCAGGAAATGCGGGGCCATTGCCGTGACCCAGAACGGCAATGACAAGGAAGCCCTGGACAGGTCGCTGGCAATACTCAGGCAGGGGGGTGTAATTGGGGTTTTTCCTGAAGGGAGATTGAGTGTGACCGGCATTCCCGACGAAGCAAAATCAGGTGCTGCACTCCTTGCAGTGGCAAGCGGCGCACCGATCATTCCCGTTACCATTTCGGGTGCCCATGCAGTGTTTGCCAAGGGGCGAAAAAGACCATCTCCGGGAACAATCATTGTAGAGGTCCATGCGCCAGTGCATCCGGACCGGTCGAAAAGAAAAGACAAGGCATATCTGAGAGCCCTTACTGACTGGGTAATGGGCCGGATTGAAAGAAGATTGGCTGCCCATCGGCGTAGAAAGGCCTATTTTGCAAAGAAGAGGCTTAGTGAAAGAAAAGGATAA
- a CDS encoding serine protein kinase PrkA: MNSSHTCTLDQHLTEVKEGKRCFENAFQGVARMILEGKIEKIVVNGKTTYDFMIFRTGKKHPVGMYDEINSFVSFVKDAAEGGSSKEMAFVLVGEPGNGKTFFVEYLCAKYREFLSRPENRRYTFQLVNMDKLGSYGRIATIESQTYEDPMILAMNLFDNLDESREFLARTVGFSDKEIAKLFENYRPLGADSGYIWNDLRKYTGGNLEEMLKFVEVVPVPLTETLGTITGKYAAKDKITSSAVDLLGDESIQRLLHITDVNNPYRFDLRRGALARVAGGGIHFSDEIYKNKKDLVQVYLGVIQNRLIEIDGYRWPIDTLIIATSNNSEFNHFLAEREEAPIIDRCRVCYVSHNTNYRMQEALTTYAIGTETKTTLTKEELHQDPNLNYSASVATVMTRLPRSEKLTPIETLKLAAGEVAGEKSLKTLAEVVDMLSQEPDITKRFGQKGLGQRNLGRAVQLMVESSETNEGRCMIAVDIFKTLERVVLDYVSDANDRAKYLEDLKIAKSLYRERIMTEMFNAYMDEPFAIRKDVLNYVNMIIGIDAENLGPDKMWKYKDPQTGQLKAVRIDERYVRNIEERIGLKTEEQRESFRTSIRKIYGQKISVEPNYDFMDNLELVKAVTDVRLKSDIAGAGSLIGALANRTNEENQKLYDRMITTMLDKLHYCRTCAQKTIEYFCSQEDEI; encoded by the coding sequence ATGAACAGCAGCCATACCTGCACTCTCGATCAGCACCTTACTGAGGTCAAGGAAGGGAAGCGATGCTTTGAAAATGCCTTCCAGGGCGTAGCGAGGATGATTCTCGAGGGGAAGATCGAAAAAATCGTCGTCAACGGCAAGACCACCTATGACTTCATGATCTTCCGCACCGGGAAAAAGCACCCCGTGGGAATGTACGATGAGATCAACAGCTTCGTCTCCTTTGTCAAGGATGCGGCAGAAGGAGGGTCCTCCAAGGAGATGGCCTTCGTCCTCGTCGGCGAACCGGGCAACGGCAAGACCTTTTTTGTCGAATACCTCTGCGCCAAGTACCGGGAATTTCTCAGCCGCCCGGAAAACCGCCGCTACACCTTTCAATTGGTGAACATGGACAAGCTGGGCAGTTACGGCCGCATTGCCACCATCGAATCACAGACTTACGAAGACCCCATGATCCTGGCCATGAACCTCTTCGACAACCTGGATGAAAGCAGGGAATTTCTCGCCAGGACAGTCGGTTTCAGTGATAAGGAGATCGCTAAACTCTTCGAGAACTACCGCCCCCTGGGCGCCGACAGCGGCTACATCTGGAACGACCTGCGCAAATATACCGGTGGCAATTTGGAAGAGATGCTCAAATTTGTAGAGGTAGTGCCGGTTCCATTGACCGAAACTCTCGGCACCATTACCGGCAAATATGCTGCCAAGGACAAGATCACCTCTTCGGCGGTGGATCTCCTGGGTGACGAGTCGATCCAGCGGCTTTTGCACATCACCGACGTCAATAATCCTTACCGCTTTGATCTCCGCCGCGGTGCCCTGGCAAGGGTTGCCGGCGGCGGTATCCATTTCAGCGACGAAATTTACAAGAACAAGAAGGACCTGGTCCAGGTCTACCTGGGGGTGATTCAGAACCGGCTCATTGAGATCGATGGCTATCGCTGGCCCATCGACACTCTGATCATTGCCACCAGCAACAACTCCGAGTTCAATCACTTCCTCGCCGAGCGCGAGGAGGCGCCCATCATCGACCGCTGCCGGGTCTGCTATGTCTCCCACAACACCAACTACCGCATGCAAGAGGCTCTGACCACCTATGCCATAGGCACTGAAACAAAGACGACACTGACCAAGGAGGAATTGCACCAGGACCCGAACCTGAATTATTCAGCATCGGTGGCCACGGTAATGACTAGACTTCCCCGCTCGGAAAAACTGACACCCATTGAAACCCTGAAACTTGCGGCCGGCGAAGTGGCAGGCGAGAAGAGCCTGAAAACCCTTGCCGAAGTAGTCGATATGCTCAGCCAGGAGCCGGATATCACCAAGCGTTTCGGCCAGAAAGGACTTGGTCAGAGGAACCTGGGAAGGGCGGTGCAGCTGATGGTGGAAAGTTCGGAAACCAATGAAGGGCGCTGCATGATCGCCGTAGATATCTTCAAGACCCTGGAAAGGGTGGTGCTGGACTATGTTTCCGATGCCAACGACCGGGCCAAATACCTGGAAGATCTGAAGATCGCCAAGTCCCTCTACCGGGAGCGGATCATGACCGAGATGTTCAATGCCTACATGGATGAGCCCTTCGCCATCCGCAAGGACGTGCTCAACTACGTCAACATGATCATAGGCATCGATGCGGAGAACCTTGGGCCGGACAAGATGTGGAAATACAAGGACCCGCAAACAGGCCAACTTAAGGCCGTCAGGATCGACGAACGCTACGTGCGCAATATCGAGGAGCGCATCGGCCTGAAGACAGAGGAACAGCGTGAATCTTTCCGCACCTCCATCCGCAAGATCTACGGCCAGAAAATCTCCGTCGAGCCCAACTATGACTTCATGGACAACCTGGAGCTGGTCAAGGCGGTGACCGATGTACGGCTGAAGTCGGATATCGCCGGCGCCGGCAGCCTGATCGGCGCTTTGGCCAATCGTACCAACGAGGAAAACCAGAAACTGTATGACAGGATGATCACTACCATGCTGGACAAGCTCCATTACTGCAGAACCTGCGCCCAGAAGACCATCGAGTACTTCTGCAGCCAAGAGGATGAGATCTAG
- a CDS encoding DUF444 family protein: MPDFAPDKNPFASLELPTAEGTYTTRIRSIHELLERDKMREKDGFPRKIRIGKLVKPTRGGKEKFVVIPTTVEEKFYHDRVPSPTDEENATGGTGKEEEGDILGERPVRPEEGAGEGEAGQGEGESHELESTAYDLGKILTETFELPNLKEKGKKSSLTRYTYDLTDRNRGFGQLLDKKATMRKILETNISLGNVPNVTDIDTTRFLISPKDKIYRILSRDIDYESQALVFFIRDYSGSMEGKATELVVSQHVMIYCWLLYQFARQVESRFILHDNEAREVPDFESYYRLRVAGGTKVASAYRLVNEIVEKESLAKDYNIYIFHGTDGDDWDTEGVEAIPEIKQMLTYTNRMGITIAEHAYAAGRHSEVEQYLTTSGLLKERADVLRLDVLDEEAEEPRLIEGIKKLIS; encoded by the coding sequence GTGCCTGACTTCGCCCCAGACAAAAATCCCTTTGCGTCCCTGGAGCTGCCAACGGCGGAAGGGACCTACACGACGCGGATTCGCTCCATCCATGAATTGCTGGAGAGGGACAAGATGCGGGAAAAGGACGGATTTCCGCGCAAAATCCGCATCGGCAAGCTGGTCAAGCCCACGCGTGGCGGCAAGGAAAAATTCGTCGTCATCCCCACCACCGTCGAAGAAAAATTCTATCACGACCGGGTTCCGTCTCCGACAGATGAGGAGAATGCAACCGGCGGCACCGGCAAGGAAGAGGAAGGAGACATCCTGGGAGAGCGGCCGGTCCGTCCCGAAGAAGGAGCGGGAGAAGGGGAAGCGGGCCAGGGGGAGGGAGAGAGCCACGAACTGGAATCAACCGCTTACGACCTGGGAAAGATCCTCACTGAAACCTTCGAACTCCCCAATCTGAAAGAAAAAGGGAAAAAAAGCTCCCTCACCCGCTATACCTATGACCTTACGGACAGGAACCGCGGCTTTGGCCAGCTTCTGGACAAGAAAGCGACCATGCGTAAGATCCTGGAAACCAATATCAGCCTGGGTAATGTCCCCAATGTCACCGATATCGACACGACCCGTTTTCTCATCTCCCCCAAGGACAAGATCTATCGCATCCTGTCCCGGGACATCGACTACGAATCCCAGGCCCTGGTCTTCTTTATCCGTGATTATTCCGGTTCCATGGAGGGTAAAGCAACGGAGCTGGTAGTGTCCCAGCACGTGATGATCTACTGCTGGTTACTTTACCAGTTTGCCCGCCAGGTGGAGTCCCGTTTCATACTCCACGACAACGAAGCGCGAGAAGTGCCGGATTTCGAAAGCTACTATCGCCTCCGGGTTGCCGGCGGCACCAAGGTTGCTTCAGCCTATCGACTGGTAAATGAGATCGTCGAGAAGGAAAGCCTGGCAAAGGACTACAATATTTATATTTTCCATGGCACCGACGGCGACGATTGGGACACGGAAGGGGTGGAGGCGATCCCGGAAATCAAGCAGATGCTCACCTACACCAACAGGATGGGCATAACCATTGCCGAACACGCCTACGCTGCAGGCAGGCATTCAGAGGTGGAACAATACCTCACCACTTCCGGCCTGCTCAAGGAGCGGGCAGACGTGCTGCGCCTGGATGTCCTCGACGAGGAGGCGGAGGAACCCCGTCTCATCGAGGGAATCAAGAAGCTCATCTCCTGA
- the recQ gene encoding DNA helicase RecQ, with protein sequence MEANPQQTLLKVFGYKSFRQPQQEIVEGLIRGEDAFVIMPTGGGKSLCYQIPALHRPGVAIVVSPLISLMKDQVDALQANGVKAAFYNSSLSEAKARQVLAQMHDDALDLLYVAPERLMSEPFLERLEDVKVALFAIDEAHCVSQWGHDFRPEYVQLGRLRQLFPQVPLIALTATADPQTRNDIIERLGLGTAACYVAGFDRPNIRYLVTEKHKPFDQLRSFLSSRQPGEPGIVYALSRKRVEEVAARLVQSGVAAAPYHAGLPERERSRVQEAFQRDELQVVVATVAFGMGIDKSNIRFVVHYDLPKNIESYYQETGRAGRDGLPAEALLLFGYGDIAVARGLIENGTNAEQKRIELHKLNAMVGFAEAVTCRRRVLLGYFGAALNHDCGNCDVCIDPPQRYDATVEAQKALSCVFRVGQRFGMGHVIDVLRGAGNQRIQSLGHDRLSTYGIGKDISVDMWGSIIRQLVHLGYLEQDLASYSVLKLTPAARVLLRGEERLVLARPRHKTASAQKAPRNKGEVPCDDALFQTLRALRKRLADEAGVPPFVVFSDATLTEMAAMRPVDAEGLLSVSGVGIHKLGRYGEEFLTVLREYTANNAPAST encoded by the coding sequence ATGGAAGCTAATCCGCAACAAACCCTGCTCAAGGTCTTTGGTTACAAATCTTTTCGTCAGCCGCAGCAGGAGATAGTAGAGGGACTGATCCGCGGCGAGGATGCCTTTGTCATCATGCCCACCGGCGGCGGCAAGTCGCTCTGCTACCAGATTCCTGCCCTGCACAGGCCGGGTGTGGCGATTGTGGTGTCACCGCTCATTTCCCTGATGAAGGACCAGGTAGATGCCCTGCAGGCCAACGGTGTGAAGGCGGCCTTCTACAACTCTTCCCTGTCCGAGGCTAAGGCCAGGCAGGTGCTGGCGCAGATGCATGATGATGCTCTCGACCTGCTTTACGTGGCACCGGAACGGCTGATGTCCGAGCCGTTTCTGGAGCGGCTTGAGGATGTAAAAGTTGCCCTTTTTGCCATTGATGAAGCCCACTGTGTTTCCCAATGGGGGCATGACTTTCGCCCGGAATATGTGCAGTTGGGGCGATTGCGCCAGCTTTTTCCGCAGGTTCCCCTGATTGCCCTTACTGCAACTGCCGATCCCCAGACGAGAAACGACATCATCGAACGACTCGGCCTGGGGACGGCGGCTTGCTATGTTGCGGGATTCGACAGGCCGAACATCCGCTATCTGGTGACGGAAAAGCACAAACCATTTGATCAGCTGCGCTCGTTCCTCTCCAGCCGCCAACCGGGGGAACCGGGTATCGTCTATGCCCTGAGCAGGAAGCGGGTTGAAGAGGTGGCGGCGCGCCTCGTCCAGTCCGGAGTGGCCGCAGCTCCCTATCATGCCGGGCTTCCCGAACGTGAACGGTCGCGGGTGCAGGAGGCTTTCCAGCGAGACGAACTGCAGGTGGTGGTGGCAACGGTCGCCTTCGGTATGGGAATCGATAAGTCCAATATCCGCTTCGTTGTCCATTACGATTTGCCTAAAAATATCGAAAGTTACTATCAGGAGACTGGCCGCGCCGGGCGTGATGGGCTTCCGGCGGAGGCGCTGCTCCTTTTCGGCTACGGCGACATCGCTGTTGCCCGTGGTCTGATCGAAAATGGCACCAATGCTGAACAGAAAAGAATCGAGCTGCACAAGCTGAATGCCATGGTCGGTTTTGCCGAGGCAGTGACGTGCCGGCGCAGGGTTCTTCTCGGCTATTTCGGGGCGGCATTAAACCACGATTGCGGCAACTGCGATGTCTGCATCGATCCGCCACAGCGCTACGACGCAACGGTGGAGGCGCAAAAGGCGCTCTCTTGCGTTTTTCGCGTTGGGCAGCGTTTCGGCATGGGTCACGTGATAGATGTGTTGCGCGGCGCCGGGAACCAGCGCATCCAGTCACTGGGCCATGACCGGCTGTCGACCTACGGCATCGGCAAGGATATATCTGTGGACATGTGGGGGAGTATTATTCGCCAACTGGTACACCTGGGTTACCTGGAGCAGGATCTGGCTTCCTATTCTGTATTGAAACTGACGCCAGCCGCACGCGTCCTGTTGCGCGGCGAAGAGCGGCTGGTTCTGGCGCGACCGCGCCATAAAACGGCCAGTGCCCAAAAGGCACCGCGCAACAAAGGCGAAGTGCCCTGCGATGATGCTCTCTTTCAGACGTTGCGCGCTTTGCGCAAGCGTTTGGCCGACGAGGCAGGGGTACCCCCATTCGTTGTCTTCAGCGATGCCACCCTCACGGAAATGGCTGCAATGAGACCGGTGGATGCGGAGGGCCTGCTTTCGGTGAGCGGCGTGGGGATACACAAGCTGGGGCGGTACGGAGAGGAATTCCTTACGGTGCTGCGCGAATACACAGCCAACAACGCTCCTGCCTCAACCTAA